The Rhodococcus rhodochrous DNA window CTGCTTCGCACCCGAGCCGGACAAAGCGTACCACTCGGTGTGTTCTGTGGAAACCCGGGCCCCGGGGGTGGGATTTCACATTTCACCCGGTGGAACACGGCCCGGAGCCGGGATTGTGGGGGGCAGACTAGAGTTGTCTCGTGGGGGAACACAGGAACGTGGAAGGCTGAATTTCCCCATGCCCCGTCAACAGGAGCGTGCGCGTCGTACGCGGGCTGCGATCGTCCGATCGGCAGCCACCGAATTCGCGCGGCGAGGTTTCGCCGCAGCATCGATCAACGCCATCCTCGAGCAGTCGAACGCGACCAAGGGTGCGATGTACTTCCACTTCGCGTCCAAGGAGGATCTGGCCCGGGCGGTACTCGACGAAGGACTCGAGCACTACCGTGCCATCGTCGGCAGGTGGATGGACGTCCCCGATCTCGACCCCTTCGAGCGGCTGCACGGTCTCGTCGGTGATCTCGGTGCGGCTCTGCACGACGACGTGGTCATCGCCGCGGAGTTCCGTCTGGTCACCGAACCCGAGTTCGCGGAGGAGGTCAGGCTGCGCGGCAGCGTCCTATGGGGGCGGGCCGGCTACCAGCTGGCGCGCGAAGCGCAGGAGAAGGGCCTGTTCCGGCCCGATGTCGACCTCCGGCGTTTCGTCGAGGCGATCGCGTCGTCGCTCGCCGGTCAGCGCTATCTCGCCGACCTCACGGCGCCGGAGACCGACGTCCGC harbors:
- a CDS encoding TetR/AcrR family transcriptional regulator; this encodes MPRQQERARRTRAAIVRSAATEFARRGFAAASINAILEQSNATKGAMYFHFASKEDLARAVLDEGLEHYRAIVGRWMDVPDLDPFERLHGLVGDLGAALHDDVVIAAEFRLVTEPEFAEEVRLRGSVLWGRAGYQLAREAQEKGLFRPDVDLRRFVEAIASSLAGQRYLADLTAPETDVRARFEACVEVPLEAMASEQWLAQWREKGWPSRPDNDESAT